In ANME-2 cluster archaeon, the following proteins share a genomic window:
- a CDS encoding DUF89 family protein translates to MKINPRCAHCLLSRVHYQALLSTQNPQIVNKAVMAALDALHQTFKPSEPSSKVSTIVHRRSYEALGDPDPYNEKKILSREIAVGLMPLVRSLVGDRISVEGFRRASLAAAIGNSFDFGVDGFDVREDDFEAEFKKMFNKGLDVDDIEMMVPLLDNVVYLVDNSGEILLDTLVIEQIRGMGGKVTLVVRGAPILNDATMEDVEIHGIGEVVNRVLTTGSNAIGVCLDEAPPELVEALEDATLIISKGMANYETMSEYGYSPIAYMLRTKCQVVADEMGLDMGMLVARLVV, encoded by the coding sequence TTGAAGATCAATCCAAGATGTGCCCATTGTCTACTATCGAGAGTACATTACCAGGCTCTCTTGAGTACACAAAATCCACAAATCGTGAACAAGGCCGTGATGGCAGCACTGGACGCCCTGCACCAGACATTCAAGCCCAGTGAGCCATCCTCAAAGGTATCCACAATAGTTCACCGCAGGTCATACGAGGCACTTGGCGATCCTGACCCATATAATGAAAAGAAGATACTGAGCAGGGAGATAGCTGTAGGCTTGATGCCACTGGTCCGGTCGCTTGTGGGTGACAGGATATCAGTGGAAGGGTTCAGGCGTGCATCCCTGGCAGCTGCTATTGGTAATAGTTTTGATTTTGGTGTGGATGGGTTCGATGTAAGGGAAGACGATTTTGAAGCTGAGTTTAAGAAAATGTTCAACAAAGGGCTTGATGTAGATGATATTGAGATGATGGTGCCTCTACTGGATAATGTAGTGTATTTAGTAGATAACAGCGGGGAGATCCTGCTTGATACTTTGGTTATCGAACAAATACGGGGCATGGGTGGCAAAGTGACACTCGTGGTGCGCGGGGCACCAATTCTTAATGATGCAACAATGGAGGATGTAGAGATACACGGCATAGGCGAAGTGGTTAACAGGGTACTGACCACTGGTTCCAATGCTATTGGTGTGTGTCTGGATGAGGCACCTCCAGAACTTGTGGAGGCTCTTGAAGACGCAACCCTCATCATCAGCAAGGGTATGGCAAATTACGAGACAATGTCAGAATACGGGTACAGTCCCATTGCATACATGCTCAGGACAAAATGCCAAGTAGTTGCAGATGAGATGGGGCTGGATATGGGGATGCTTGTAGCAAGGCTTGTAGTATAA
- a CDS encoding glycosyltransferase family 4 protein — MNRLTSNRKWLDSYIPSIAGRVKEQGIDVVFDKDSDYDLMHIHIPMVLAYRVSCKNNNGNNAPIIFHGHMTEDTFVVGGKTKYFVRKWLKNLANKADIILCPSQYAAQYYRQLLPGKDVRQLNYGIDLGKYAYSDQDRQAFRQEYGIGDNETVVCSVGGLTLRKGVSEFSEVASCFPDMRFMWVGGSFHNKQSVKSLYGIISKENNTIMKDMPSNVMFTGYINNVPGALSASDIFFFPSRHETQGLALVEAAANRRPIVTRDLPVFREWLTHGCDCLMGSSEEEFNVCIRQLIDDPALMRRLGSAARRSAEKYHDIDMTSKRLGQIYNELLEM; from the coding sequence GTGAATAGACTAACCTCTAACCGTAAATGGCTTGATTCCTATATCCCATCAATAGCAGGGCGTGTCAAAGAGCAAGGGATTGACGTGGTCTTTGACAAAGACTCGGATTATGACCTGATGCATATACATATTCCAATGGTCCTGGCCTACCGCGTGTCTTGTAAAAACAATAACGGCAATAACGCCCCCATCATATTCCACGGTCACATGACCGAAGATACATTTGTGGTAGGTGGAAAGACAAAATATTTTGTACGGAAATGGCTCAAAAACTTAGCAAATAAGGCTGATATAATCTTATGTCCGTCCCAGTACGCCGCACAATATTATCGCCAGTTACTGCCTGGAAAGGATGTCAGGCAGTTGAATTACGGTATCGATCTCGGGAAGTATGCATATTCAGATCAGGACAGGCAGGCATTCAGGCAAGAGTATGGTATCGGAGATAATGAGACGGTAGTGTGTTCTGTTGGCGGTCTGACACTAAGGAAAGGTGTGAGTGAATTCAGTGAGGTAGCCAGCTGTTTTCCTGATATGCGCTTTATGTGGGTTGGCGGCAGTTTCCATAACAAACAGAGTGTTAAGAGTCTTTACGGCATAATCTCGAAGGAGAATAACACAATCATGAAAGATATGCCATCTAATGTTATGTTTACCGGCTATATCAATAACGTGCCAGGTGCCCTGTCTGCCAGTGATATTTTCTTCTTCCCTTCCAGGCATGAGACCCAGGGCCTGGCCCTTGTAGAGGCAGCAGCTAACAGACGGCCTATTGTGACCAGGGACTTGCCTGTATTCAGGGAATGGCTGACCCACGGGTGTGACTGCCTGATGGGCAGTAGTGAAGAAGAGTTTAATGTCTGCATCCGGCAGTTGATAGATGACCCTGCCCTGATGAGAAGGCTGGGCAGTGCAGCCAGGAGGTCTGCCGAGAAGTACCATGATATTGATATGACATCCAAACGGCTGGGGCAGATATACAATGAGCTGCTGGAAATGTGA
- the radA gene encoding DNA repair and recombination protein RadA has translation MDEKITLIEDLPGVGPATAEKLRDAGFNSIEAIAVASPADLSVTAEVGEATAAKIIIAARSAADVGGFETGDRVMERRKLVGKLTTGCEAFDELMGGGIETQAITEFYGEFGCGKTQITHHLAVNVQLPEEHGGLDGSVIMIDTENTFRPERIAQMVEGTSHRTGEELDPEEILNNIHVARAYNSNHQILLAESATQLAEELKDSGKPVRLLIVDSLTAHFRAEYVGRGTLADRQQKLNKHMHELLKFGDLFNAAVVVTNQVMSKPDAFFGDPTKPIGGHIVGHTATFRLYLRKSKGEKRIARLVDSPCLPEGEAVFSVTAEGLTD, from the coding sequence ATGGATGAAAAAATCACTTTGATTGAAGACCTGCCAGGAGTAGGGCCGGCTACAGCAGAGAAATTGAGGGACGCGGGATTCAATTCCATAGAGGCCATAGCAGTGGCATCACCTGCAGACCTGTCAGTGACCGCAGAAGTGGGAGAAGCAACTGCTGCCAAGATCATCATAGCTGCAAGGAGTGCGGCAGATGTGGGCGGTTTTGAGACAGGGGACAGGGTCATGGAGCGCAGGAAACTGGTAGGCAAGCTCACGACCGGGTGCGAGGCATTTGATGAGCTGATGGGCGGCGGTATCGAGACCCAGGCCATTACCGAGTTCTACGGGGAGTTCGGCTGCGGCAAGACCCAGATTACTCATCATCTTGCTGTAAATGTGCAGCTCCCGGAGGAGCACGGTGGTCTGGACGGCTCAGTGATAATGATCGATACTGAGAATACCTTCAGGCCCGAGAGGATTGCCCAGATGGTAGAGGGGACATCCCACCGCACTGGTGAGGAACTGGACCCAGAGGAAATCCTTAACAATATCCATGTTGCACGGGCATATAATTCCAATCACCAGATACTGCTGGCAGAATCTGCCACACAACTGGCAGAGGAACTGAAAGACAGCGGCAAGCCCGTACGCCTGTTGATCGTTGATTCGCTTACAGCTCATTTCAGGGCAGAATATGTTGGCCGGGGCACCCTGGCAGACAGGCAGCAAAAACTGAACAAGCATATGCATGAACTGCTGAAGTTCGGTGACCTGTTCAATGCAGCTGTCGTTGTAACCAACCAGGTAATGTCCAAACCAGATGCATTTTTTGGCGACCCGACCAAACCCATAGGGGGCCATATTGTAGGTCATACTGCCACGTTCAGGTTGTACCTTCGCAAATCCAAAGGCGAGAAGCGTATAGCTCGCCTGGTGGATTCCCCGTGCCTGCCTGAAGGTGAAGCGGTTTTCTCAGTTACAGCAGAAGGACTGACAGATTGA
- a CDS encoding phosphoglycolate phosphatase → MKALVIDIDGTLTDEQRQLDLRAAAAIRELTVPVILASGNVLGFVKCAAKLIGTSDIMIAENGGVVSMGFDGPVHISGDKARCREVLGILGEHFDLEELDGLERRSELALRRDFDIDAARQVLVDGNIRGIELVDTGFAVHIKTVDVNKGTALVEVAKLMGLDTRDIVAIGDSANDIEMIKAAGLGVAVENAHPALKDAADLVTNAKYGAGVVEALKDLRLYTW, encoded by the coding sequence TTGAAAGCATTAGTTATTGATATAGACGGAACACTGACCGATGAGCAGCGTCAGCTTGACTTAAGAGCCGCCGCTGCCATACGTGAGTTAACCGTACCTGTGATCCTTGCCAGCGGTAATGTGCTGGGCTTTGTAAAATGTGCCGCAAAACTCATCGGTACATCTGATATCATGATAGCAGAGAACGGCGGCGTGGTATCCATGGGATTTGACGGGCCGGTTCATATCAGCGGGGATAAGGCACGCTGCCGGGAAGTCCTTGGGATACTTGGGGAGCATTTTGACCTTGAGGAACTGGACGGTTTGGAAAGAAGATCAGAGTTGGCACTGCGGCGTGATTTTGATATAGATGCTGCCAGGCAAGTGTTGGTGGATGGGAATATCAGGGGTATAGAACTTGTGGACACAGGTTTTGCCGTCCACATAAAGACCGTGGATGTGAATAAGGGTACGGCACTGGTGGAGGTAGCAAAACTGATGGGACTCGACACCCGGGATATTGTTGCTATAGGGGATTCGGCCAATGATATTGAAATGATCAAAGCGGCTGGCCTGGGTGTGGCAGTGGAAAATGCTCATCCGGCCTTAAAAGATGCTGCTGATCTGGTAACTAATGCTAAGTATGGGGCAGGTGTGGTGGAAGCACTCAAGGACTTAAGACTGTACACATGGTAA